A window from Macaca nemestrina isolate mMacNem1 chromosome 8, mMacNem.hap1, whole genome shotgun sequence encodes these proteins:
- the LOC105482088 gene encoding receptor expression-enhancing protein 4 encodes MVSWMICRLVVLVFGMLCPAYASYKAVKTKNIREYVRWMMYWIVFALFMAAEIVTDIFISWFPFYYEIKMAFVLWLLSPYTKGASLLYRKFVHPSLSRHEKEIDAYIVQAKERSYETVLTFGKRGLNIAASAAVQAATKSQGALAGRLRSFSMQDLRSIPDVPAPAYQDPLYLEDQVSHRRPPIGYQAGGLQDSDTEDECWSDTEAVPRAPARPREKPLIRSQSLRVVKRKPPVREGTSRSLKVRTRKKTVPSDMDS; translated from the exons ATGGTGTCCTGGATGATCTGTCGCCTGGTGGT GCTGGTGTTTGGGATGCTGTGTCCAGCTTATGCTTCCTATAAGGCTGTGAAGACCAAGAACATTCGTGAATAT GTGCGGTGGATGATGTACTGGATTGTTTTTGCACTCTTCATGGCTGCAGAGATCGTTACAGACATTTTTATCTCCTG GTTCCCTTTCTACTATGAGATCAAGATGGCCTTTGTGCTGTGGCTGCTCTCACCCTACACCAAAGGCGCCAGCCTGCTTTACCGCAAGTTTGTCCACCCGTCCCTGTCCCGCCATGAGAAG GAGATCGACGCGTACATCGTGCAGGCCAAGGAGCGCAGCTACGAGACCGTGCTCACCTTCGGGAAGCGGGGCCTCAACATTGCCGCCTCGGCTGCTGTGCAGGCTGCCACCAAG AGTCAGGGGGCGCTGGCCGGCAGGCTGCGGAGCTTCTCCATGCAGGACCTGCGCTCCATCCCTGACGTGCCTGCCCCTGCCTACCAGGACCCCCTCTACCTGGAGGACCAGGTGTCCCACCGGAGGCCACCCATTG GGTACCAGGCTGGGGGCCTGCAGGACAGCGACACCGAGGATGAGTGTTGGTCGGATACTGAGGCAGTCCCCCGGGCGCCAGCCCGGCCCCGAGAGAAGCCGCTAATCCGTAGCCAGAGCCTGCGTGTGGTCAAGAGGAAGCCACCAGTGCGGGAG gGCACCTCACGCTCCCTGAAGGTTCGGACGAGGAAAAAGACTGTGCCCTCAGACATGGACAGCTAG